A genomic region of Gemmata massiliana contains the following coding sequences:
- a CDS encoding protein adenylyltransferase SelO — MGGSTAPGEHHASTNWRFDNTYSRLPDTLFAAAEPVRVREPRVAILNYRLAAELGLDLGALGEETAAALFAGQDLPPGSHPIAQAYAGHQYGGFTMLGDGRAILIGEHRTPSGALVDIQLKGPGRTRFSRGGDGRAALGPMLREYAISEAMAALGVPTTRSLAVVTTGEPVYRTTPLKGAVLTRVAASHIRVGTFEYAARRDQELLQALADYTIERHYPELAGAPQKYLAFFRAVADRQAALVARWMLIGFVHGVMNTDNVAVSGETIDYGPCAFMNTYDPATVFSSIDSGGRYAYGNQPNITQWNLARFAETLLPLIDSDPQKSIPAATEVLEEFPAVFEKNWLGGMRKKLGLQTAEATDAELIQELLGWMQKTRADYTNTFRDLSSMAEPVGVQYQGADFRAWYARWQDRLGDQKSEAVALMRTVNPVVIPRNHRVEEALAAAEERGDLSVLRRLLDALVTPYDERSEHVQYREPPTDESGYRTFCGT, encoded by the coding sequence ATGGGCGGTTCGACGGCACCGGGTGAACACCACGCCTCCACAAACTGGCGGTTCGATAACACGTATTCGCGACTGCCGGACACACTCTTCGCCGCGGCCGAGCCGGTCCGAGTGCGCGAGCCGCGTGTGGCGATTTTGAACTACAGACTGGCGGCCGAACTCGGCCTCGATCTCGGTGCGTTGGGGGAAGAAACCGCTGCAGCGCTGTTCGCGGGCCAAGACCTGCCGCCCGGTTCCCACCCCATCGCACAAGCCTACGCCGGGCACCAGTACGGCGGGTTCACCATGCTCGGCGACGGCCGCGCCATCCTGATTGGTGAGCACCGCACGCCGTCGGGGGCACTCGTCGACATCCAGTTGAAGGGGCCGGGGCGCACGCGGTTCTCGCGCGGCGGGGACGGGCGCGCGGCGCTCGGGCCAATGCTCCGCGAGTACGCCATCAGCGAGGCGATGGCGGCACTGGGCGTACCCACGACGCGGAGCCTGGCAGTCGTCACCACCGGCGAGCCGGTTTACCGGACGACACCGCTAAAGGGTGCCGTTCTGACTCGTGTGGCCGCGAGCCACATCCGCGTCGGCACGTTCGAGTACGCGGCACGTCGGGACCAGGAACTCTTACAGGCATTGGCCGATTACACCATCGAGCGGCACTACCCGGAATTGGCCGGCGCACCACAGAAATACCTCGCGTTCTTCCGCGCGGTTGCGGATCGGCAGGCCGCGCTCGTTGCTCGTTGGATGCTCATCGGGTTCGTTCACGGGGTGATGAACACCGACAACGTGGCGGTCTCCGGGGAGACGATCGACTACGGCCCGTGTGCGTTCATGAACACCTACGATCCCGCAACGGTATTCAGTTCGATCGACAGCGGCGGCCGGTACGCCTACGGGAACCAGCCCAATATCACGCAGTGGAACTTGGCCCGATTCGCCGAAACCCTGTTGCCACTCATCGATTCCGATCCGCAGAAATCGATCCCTGCAGCCACAGAAGTTCTGGAAGAGTTCCCGGCCGTCTTCGAGAAGAACTGGCTCGGCGGAATGCGAAAGAAGCTCGGCCTCCAAACTGCCGAAGCGACAGACGCCGAACTGATCCAGGAGCTGCTCGGCTGGATGCAGAAGACCCGCGCGGACTACACCAATACGTTCCGGGATCTGTCCTCGATGGCGGAACCTGTCGGCGTGCAGTATCAGGGCGCGGATTTCCGCGCGTGGTACGCGCGGTGGCAGGACCGGCTCGGCGATCAGAAGAGTGAGGCGGTCGCGCTGATGCGAACCGTGAACCCAGTTGTCATCCCGCGGAACCACCGGGTCGAGGAAGCACTAGCAGCGGCAGAAGAGCGCGGCGACCTGTCGGTACTGCGCCGGCTACTAGACGCGCTGGTGACGCCGTATGACGAGCGGTCCGAACACGTCCAGTACCGAGAACCGCCTACCGACGAGTCCGGCTACCGGACGTTCTGCGGGACATAG
- a CDS encoding SDR family oxidoreductase, giving the protein MNRIVIVTGGGRGIGASTCRLAAERGFAVCVNYRANQSAADAVAAECKRAGVRAITVQADVAVEADVVRLFETVDRELGRVTALVNNAGILEQQTRVEHMDAARIARVFGANVTGSFLCCREAVRRMSTARGGAGGAIVNVSSVAARVGSPGEYVDYAAAKGAIDTLTLGLAKEVAEEGIRINAVRPGFIYTDIHASGGEPGRVDRVKQFVPMKRGGQPEEVAAAILWLLSDEASYATGTFIDLAGGR; this is encoded by the coding sequence ATGAACCGGATCGTAATCGTGACCGGCGGGGGCCGGGGTATCGGGGCCAGCACGTGTCGCCTGGCGGCCGAGCGCGGGTTCGCCGTGTGTGTGAACTACCGTGCGAACCAGAGCGCGGCCGACGCGGTTGCTGCCGAATGCAAACGCGCAGGGGTTCGGGCCATTACGGTTCAAGCGGATGTCGCCGTGGAAGCGGACGTGGTTCGCCTGTTCGAGACGGTGGACCGCGAGTTGGGGCGGGTGACGGCACTGGTAAACAACGCCGGTATCCTCGAACAGCAGACGCGGGTCGAGCACATGGACGCGGCGCGTATCGCCCGGGTGTTCGGGGCGAACGTTACCGGGTCGTTCCTGTGCTGCCGCGAGGCCGTGCGCCGCATGTCTACGGCACGCGGGGGAGCGGGCGGCGCGATCGTGAACGTGTCGTCGGTGGCAGCGCGGGTCGGTTCCCCGGGCGAGTACGTGGACTACGCTGCCGCGAAGGGGGCGATCGACACGCTGACCCTCGGGTTGGCGAAGGAAGTGGCGGAAGAGGGCATTCGGATCAACGCGGTGCGGCCCGGGTTCATCTACACCGACATCCACGCGAGCGGCGGGGAACCGGGCCGCGTGGACCGGGTGAAGCAGTTCGTCCCGATGAAGCGCGGCGGGCAACCGGAGGAAGTCGCCGCCGCGATCTTGTGGCTCCTGTCCGACGAAGCGTCCTATGCCACCGGCACGTTCATCGATCTGGCGGGCGGGCGCTGA